From the Saccharobesus litoralis genome, one window contains:
- a CDS encoding cytochrome P450: MTTNYLAEFDAAEPQDKYPLVQKWMKTEPLPFFKQLRAERPILVTPECTLLANFTDVRDVLQMPKIFTVNLYKPKMGVTDTEPGYLMAHDDDALHYREKSLMQGMLNRDDLPDVRRLIAKASQDILDKAGGSIEIVNHYCRMVPAILVQDYFGLDGIDKKKLLKWSFWNQYNTFHNQPFDLNTKQKYDEIINTHAECTKELTEYMAILMVRKLLTVKIKERIFGRGLKIINVIRQLFKRKPIELKDDIVKRMLRSQFSDHVDFPLTRIGVNAGGLLIGAVETTSQAVSQVIAFFLQRPDLLEQAKTASLQDDTAQIDALVWEALRFVPISPYLFRQTSQDYTVAKGTDHATTIPAGTNVLMLTQSAMFDTYAYDNPELFDADRTWYHNFNYGFASHDCLGKYVGMVMIPEMVRQVLRRTDINATSEMDYKDGPFPEEYHLAWR, encoded by the coding sequence ATGACTACCAATTATTTAGCAGAGTTTGATGCCGCCGAACCACAAGATAAATATCCTTTAGTGCAAAAGTGGATGAAGACGGAACCTTTACCCTTTTTTAAACAGTTACGTGCGGAACGGCCTATTTTGGTTACGCCAGAATGTACCTTGTTGGCCAATTTCACGGATGTACGTGATGTGCTGCAAATGCCAAAAATATTTACGGTTAATTTATATAAACCGAAAATGGGTGTGACAGACACTGAACCGGGCTATTTAATGGCGCATGACGACGATGCCTTACACTATCGCGAAAAGTCGTTAATGCAGGGCATGTTAAATCGCGATGATTTGCCTGATGTCCGCCGCCTGATCGCCAAAGCCAGCCAAGACATTTTAGATAAAGCCGGTGGCAGTATTGAAATCGTCAATCATTATTGCCGTATGGTGCCAGCAATATTGGTACAGGATTACTTTGGTTTAGATGGTATCGATAAGAAAAAACTACTGAAATGGTCGTTTTGGAATCAATACAATACCTTTCATAATCAGCCGTTTGATTTAAATACTAAGCAAAAATATGACGAGATAATTAATACGCACGCTGAGTGTACCAAAGAGCTAACCGAATACATGGCTATTTTAATGGTGCGTAAATTGCTCACGGTTAAAATTAAAGAGCGTATTTTTGGTCGCGGCTTAAAAATTATTAATGTGATCCGCCAGTTATTTAAACGCAAACCCATAGAGTTAAAAGACGATATTGTTAAGCGTATGCTGCGTAGTCAATTTTCTGATCATGTCGACTTTCCACTAACTCGTATTGGGGTTAACGCCGGTGGCTTGTTAATTGGCGCGGTCGAAACCACCTCGCAGGCGGTTTCGCAAGTGATTGCCTTCTTTTTACAACGGCCTGATTTGCTTGAACAAGCTAAAACTGCCAGCTTACAAGACGATACTGCGCAAATTGACGCGTTAGTATGGGAAGCTCTGCGATTCGTGCCGATTAGCCCGTATTTGTTTCGCCAAACGTCGCAAGACTATACGGTTGCCAAAGGTACCGATCATGCTACGACAATCCCAGCCGGTACGAATGTGTTGATGCTAACTCAATCAGCGATGTTCGATACCTATGCTTATGATAATCCTGAGTTGTTCGACGCAGATCGCACTTGGTATCACAACTTTAATTATGGTTTTGCTTCGCATGATTGCTTAGGTAAGTATGTTGGTATGGTCATGATCCCAGAAATGGTACGCCAAGTATTGCGCCGTACTGATATTAATGCGACTTCTGAGATGGACTACAAAGATGGACCGTTCCCTGAGGAATATCATTTAGCTTGGCGTTAA
- a CDS encoding bile acid:sodium symporter family protein — protein sequence MEASLLSQVILPLSLFIIMWGLGLSLTLQDFKRVLHQPKAAVIGIVCQMLMLPIVGFAIIQLFNLSGELAVGLMLLTFCPGGVTSNMYSYLARGDTALSISLTAVVSVLTPFTIPLLTLLMMQNFMSEAQQFDLPIGTTMMQLLVITVLPVGLGMAIHHKWPLFSAKAEKPIKIVSVVFLFLIIAGIIAKEWTNMASFFLQTGFATLCLNLATLGLGYYIALLLKLNKPQAKTIAIEVGIQNGTLALMIAGSILQSTLMTVPAITYSLIMFATGGGFCILINRNKPSL from the coding sequence ATGGAAGCTAGCTTGTTATCACAAGTCATTCTGCCCTTATCATTATTTATTATTATGTGGGGGTTAGGCCTATCACTAACCTTGCAAGACTTTAAACGTGTATTACACCAACCCAAAGCCGCAGTAATAGGTATTGTCTGTCAAATGCTTATGCTTCCCATTGTTGGCTTTGCCATTATTCAGCTTTTTAATTTATCCGGTGAGTTGGCCGTTGGCTTAATGTTACTAACATTTTGCCCTGGTGGTGTTACATCGAATATGTATAGTTATCTCGCCCGTGGCGATACCGCCTTATCTATCAGCTTAACCGCGGTGGTCAGTGTATTAACCCCCTTTACCATTCCGCTTTTAACCCTGTTAATGATGCAAAACTTCATGAGTGAAGCTCAGCAATTTGATTTGCCTATTGGTACAACTATGATGCAGTTATTGGTGATCACGGTTTTACCTGTCGGGTTGGGTATGGCTATCCATCATAAATGGCCACTTTTTTCTGCCAAAGCGGAAAAGCCGATTAAAATCGTTTCGGTTGTTTTTTTATTTCTGATTATCGCGGGAATAATCGCTAAAGAATGGACCAATATGGCTAGCTTCTTTTTACAAACAGGGTTCGCAACCTTATGTTTAAATTTGGCAACTTTGGGATTAGGCTACTATATTGCGTTACTACTTAAGCTAAATAAACCACAAGCAAAAACCATTGCGATTGAAGTTGGCATTCAAAATGGGACTTTAGCATTGATGATTGCCGGTAGTATTTTACAAAGTACGCTTATGACTGTTCCCGCCATAACCTATAGCTTGATTATGTTTGCCACGGGGGGCGGATTTTGTATATTGATAAATCGTAACAAACCATCACTATAA
- a CDS encoding di-heme-cytochrome C peroxidase codes for MATLFQNLLTALYHLYKRKWLILGIVIGAMVLALIGGKIYQNLDKDQDRGAIPIENGAFGESYQTPIYLEQGWSEADSLWFYNTTQGSGLMPYDLFIALEQADSQELFRSNANMDKYRYLPQKPTFFNPDGLPVGFVKDTYQGRDNIGYTCAACHTGQVNYTGKDGKTTAIRIDGGPAMADMVGFLTALEKSLQATLEDSAKQQRFVKNVIALNNDYSNQDQVLTELEQAAKTIRLYNTVNHSHIDYGYARLDAFGRIYNRVLQHMISKPQLARAMSLVTAPGGRRILTDAQINNVLAGIDENIIVDSQFSEVIERLMSKAPGMPGLGVKDMLRVRNAVFNEPDAPVSYPFLWDIAQSDYVQWNGLANNASVGPLGRNTGEVIGVFGILDWTSHKKSGFSLSAYLTKQDRKNEVIDFKSSIDVTNLQRLEAHLKSLKSPVWPESILGKIDQQKAERGRLLYAQYCESCHEVIDRNNYDRVVIANMMDIDKVKTDPAMAVNSVTYTGKSGNFQHTTQSVDGVGDVFIQVDAPVVQILTSATKGVIATPDADKTFIRRWLDRLYVIGLSLFTNDMPATVKKGDYRPDTTTAPYNSLLAYKGRSLNGIWATAPYLHNGSVPTLYDLLLPKKRPGDPEVGEYRPDEFVVGSRELDTEKVGFRSSGYDGFKYQTMRVGDLNSGHEYAAGKTAQMDGTVLPALSQAQRWDLVEYLKTL; via the coding sequence ATGGCCACGTTATTTCAAAATTTACTTACGGCTTTATACCATCTGTATAAAAGAAAATGGTTAATCCTTGGCATCGTCATTGGTGCTATGGTTTTAGCGTTAATTGGCGGTAAGATCTATCAAAACCTAGATAAAGATCAAGATCGTGGGGCGATCCCGATTGAAAATGGCGCTTTTGGCGAAAGTTACCAAACGCCTATTTATCTTGAGCAAGGTTGGTCTGAAGCAGACAGCTTATGGTTTTACAACACCACACAAGGGTCTGGTTTAATGCCTTATGACTTGTTTATTGCGTTAGAACAAGCCGACTCACAGGAACTATTTCGTTCCAATGCCAATATGGATAAGTATCGTTACTTACCGCAAAAGCCAACCTTTTTTAACCCTGATGGATTACCAGTGGGATTTGTTAAAGACACTTATCAAGGCAGGGACAACATAGGTTATACCTGTGCTGCTTGTCACACTGGGCAGGTTAACTACACAGGTAAAGATGGCAAAACTACGGCTATTCGTATTGACGGTGGTCCGGCCATGGCTGACATGGTGGGCTTTTTAACCGCTTTAGAAAAGTCACTTCAGGCCACGTTAGAAGACAGCGCCAAACAACAGCGCTTTGTTAAAAATGTAATTGCATTAAACAATGATTACAGCAATCAAGACCAGGTGCTGACCGAGCTAGAGCAAGCCGCTAAAACCATTCGTTTATATAACACGGTTAACCACAGCCATATCGACTACGGTTACGCGAGGTTAGACGCATTTGGCCGTATTTATAACCGTGTTTTACAGCATATGATCAGCAAGCCGCAATTAGCGCGCGCCATGAGTTTAGTCACAGCACCGGGTGGTCGTCGTATTTTAACTGATGCGCAAATTAACAATGTGTTAGCGGGCATTGATGAGAATATTATTGTCGACAGCCAATTTTCAGAAGTGATTGAGCGCTTAATGTCGAAAGCACCGGGTATGCCAGGCTTAGGTGTTAAAGATATGCTGCGTGTGCGCAATGCTGTATTTAACGAACCCGATGCGCCTGTTAGTTATCCCTTCTTATGGGATATTGCTCAATCAGATTATGTGCAATGGAATGGGTTAGCTAATAACGCCAGCGTTGGGCCATTGGGGCGAAATACAGGTGAGGTGATTGGCGTATTTGGTATTTTAGATTGGACTTCGCATAAAAAGAGCGGGTTTAGTTTGTCTGCTTACTTAACCAAGCAAGATCGAAAAAATGAAGTGATCGACTTTAAATCGTCTATCGACGTGACCAATTTGCAGCGTTTAGAAGCGCATTTAAAAAGCTTGAAATCGCCAGTGTGGCCTGAGTCTATTTTGGGCAAGATTGATCAACAAAAAGCTGAGCGAGGTCGTTTACTGTACGCTCAGTATTGTGAATCTTGTCATGAAGTGATTGATCGTAATAACTATGATCGCGTAGTTATCGCCAACATGATGGATATTGATAAGGTGAAAACGGACCCTGCAATGGCGGTGAATAGCGTGACCTATACGGGTAAATCAGGCAACTTCCAGCATACAACGCAGAGTGTTGACGGTGTCGGCGATGTCTTTATTCAGGTAGATGCACCGGTAGTGCAAATTTTAACTTCTGCGACCAAAGGGGTTATTGCAACGCCAGATGCTGACAAAACCTTTATTCGTCGTTGGTTGGATAGGCTTTACGTGATTGGCTTGTCGTTGTTTACCAATGATATGCCAGCCACAGTTAAAAAAGGCGATTATCGACCCGATACAACGACCGCACCTTACAACTCGTTATTAGCCTATAAAGGTCGTTCGTTAAATGGTATTTGGGCGACGGCTCCTTACTTACACAATGGCTCAGTGCCGACATTGTACGATTTATTACTCCCGAAAAAGCGTCCGGGTGATCCTGAAGTTGGTGAATATCGTCCTGATGAGTTTGTGGTAGGTAGCCGTGAATTGGATACTGAAAAAGTCGGTTTCCGTTCGAGTGGTTATGACGGCTTTAAATATCAAACAATGCGGGTAGGGGATTTAAACAGTGGTCATGAATATGCTGCTGGCAAAACTGCCCAAATGGATGGCACTGTGTTACCGGCATTAAGTCAGGCACAGCGTTGGGACTTAGTTGAATATTTAAAAACCTTGTAA
- a CDS encoding type II toxin-antitoxin system RelE/ParE family toxin translates to MYSLEYSSQFKKDFKKITKLAIPDVIEVGHVITQLQSGQQLAVKYVDHALSGNWANYRDCHVKPDLVLIYKIENNTLKLARIGSHSELFR, encoded by the coding sequence ATGTATAGCTTAGAATACTCTAGCCAATTTAAGAAAGACTTTAAAAAGATAACAAAACTAGCGATACCAGATGTGATAGAAGTTGGTCATGTAATTACGCAATTACAAAGTGGCCAACAGCTCGCAGTAAAATATGTAGACCACGCCTTGTCAGGTAACTGGGCTAATTATAGAGACTGTCACGTTAAACCAGATTTAGTTTTGATTTACAAAATAGAAAACAACACTTTGAAACTTGCTCGAATAGGTTCACATAGTGAGTTGTTCCGTTAA
- a CDS encoding type II toxin-antitoxin system RelB/DinJ family antitoxin, giving the protein MKTEMLSTRIDHDTKLAFTQICDEVGLSPSQAIKLFAKAVINYGGIPFELRSKTPNTETIEAIQELESGAGTKAENVNELFKDLGVK; this is encoded by the coding sequence ATGAAAACTGAAATGCTGAGCACTCGCATCGATCATGACACTAAGTTAGCTTTTACACAAATATGTGATGAGGTGGGTTTAAGTCCTTCTCAAGCGATAAAGTTATTTGCTAAGGCGGTAATAAATTATGGTGGTATTCCTTTTGAATTGCGTTCAAAGACACCTAACACAGAAACCATTGAAGCAATACAGGAGCTGGAGAGTGGAGCTGGTACAAAAGCAGAAAATGTAAACGAGCTTTTTAAAGATCTCGGAGTCAAATAA
- a CDS encoding discoidin domain-containing protein, translated as MKLIKTLSLAALALTTTFSNAATLNIDSAQDWGNGHSSYPASNTIDGSLDWASRWAASGSPVNLQLNLDSVQTVTEVGVSWGKGGDQTHTFEIWARPATSGSWTKVYDSVSSGTTSSIEVYDIDDIDAQQVRIKTFENSAGTEWTNIKEVELYGAGGNQADGELAVDNAFDDGTSHSSYPASKAIDNNTAWSSRWAAQAGGSAVNLTLELNEAKTVKEVGIAWGQGDSRTHTFEIYARPATSGTWTKVYDSVSSGSTTAIELYDITDISARQIRVKAQSNSAGSDWMNITEVKLYGNEDSGNADIPSIITDGSLFDLEGDNPHPLVDSKTLEFVPLTTKYTTSGGGGWRHEYKIKTSKRKAMYDTYETFAATYKMDLSNGAKTIVAQTHGSTISTLVKVFVADSSESGFGDSVANNGVFDVYVRLRGTDSKEVKTSLCTIESGDSFDITYVNNYGTVTVTGCGNSATLKVEDDEATYFKFGNYMQSQDPYTREECGTRGDSDSWAQCFADLGITTSKATVTNVSYSSNH; from the coding sequence ATGAAATTAATTAAAACATTAAGTTTGGCCGCTCTGGCACTCACAACAACATTCAGCAACGCAGCAACACTCAATATCGACAGCGCCCAAGACTGGGGAAATGGTCATAGCAGTTACCCTGCATCAAATACCATAGACGGTAGTTTAGATTGGGCATCTCGCTGGGCAGCATCGGGATCTCCGGTTAATTTACAACTCAATTTAGATTCAGTACAAACCGTTACTGAAGTTGGCGTATCTTGGGGTAAAGGCGGTGATCAAACCCACACATTTGAAATTTGGGCAAGACCCGCTACCAGCGGATCTTGGACAAAAGTTTATGATAGCGTCAGTTCAGGCACGACATCCAGCATTGAAGTGTATGATATTGATGATATCGACGCGCAACAGGTACGTATAAAAACATTTGAAAACAGCGCAGGCACCGAATGGACTAACATTAAAGAAGTAGAATTATATGGTGCGGGCGGTAATCAAGCCGACGGCGAATTAGCTGTTGATAACGCCTTTGATGATGGTACCAGCCATTCAAGTTATCCAGCTTCTAAAGCTATCGACAATAACACGGCATGGTCATCTCGATGGGCAGCACAAGCAGGGGGCTCAGCGGTTAATTTAACTTTAGAGCTAAACGAAGCCAAAACAGTTAAAGAAGTCGGGATTGCTTGGGGCCAAGGTGATTCGCGTACTCACACATTTGAAATATACGCACGCCCAGCAACCAGTGGCACTTGGACAAAAGTGTATGACAGTGTCAGTTCAGGCAGCACAACCGCTATCGAACTGTACGATATAACTGATATCAGCGCTCGACAAATTCGCGTTAAAGCCCAATCAAATAGCGCAGGCAGCGATTGGATGAATATCACTGAAGTTAAACTCTATGGTAATGAAGATTCAGGTAACGCAGATATCCCAAGCATTATTACTGATGGCTCATTATTCGACCTTGAAGGCGATAACCCGCATCCTCTAGTGGATAGCAAAACCTTAGAGTTTGTGCCGTTAACCACAAAGTATACAACATCTGGCGGCGGCGGCTGGCGTCATGAATACAAAATCAAAACCAGCAAGCGTAAAGCCATGTACGATACTTACGAAACATTTGCGGCCACCTATAAAATGGACTTATCAAATGGCGCTAAAACGATTGTTGCCCAAACCCATGGCTCAACAATTTCAACGCTGGTAAAAGTATTTGTTGCCGACTCAAGCGAATCTGGTTTTGGTGACAGTGTAGCGAATAACGGCGTGTTTGATGTATACGTTCGTTTACGCGGTACAGACAGCAAAGAAGTTAAAACCTCGTTATGTACCATCGAAAGTGGCGACTCGTTTGATATCACCTATGTTAACAACTACGGTACTGTAACCGTAACAGGTTGTGGTAACTCGGCCACACTCAAAGTAGAAGATGACGAAGCAACTTACTTTAAGTTTGGTAATTACATGCAATCGCAAGATCCGTATACCCGTGAAGAATGCGGTACTCGTGGCGATTCAGACTCTTGGGCGCAGTGCTTTGCCGATTTAGGTATTACGACATCAAAAGCAACTGTCACCAATGTCAGTTACAGCAGTAACCATTAA
- a CDS encoding LamG domain-containing protein, producing the protein MKIKTFAKMAGVVGGLMLNHLVLAKTEAPFIVGNSDRDKQVTQQQWQRVEALSDEFTTGRLDLNKWNNGGVVPGKFNWLGRYPGLFEKENVHVTQGELWLEAEKFAHPKADERNSRDDWTHGGAIIRSKNMASHGMYIEAKMKTTDTLMSGTFWLMMPASDCNTSIKKELDITESIGRRTGVFKPLKPGQDPKSVAWYEPTSYEFEYGINPTARQRRTSCYKAKNVQTKDPNNTHFDPSLAFHVYGLYWKSPTELYFYVDGEYQFEIIPSTPFDDPMVIIMALETYDFNYPSGDDVKDGFKLENGQPRPLKDRSSRYQWVRTWQIAQ; encoded by the coding sequence ATGAAAATTAAAACATTCGCCAAAATGGCGGGGGTAGTTGGCGGTTTAATGCTTAATCATCTGGTATTAGCCAAAACCGAGGCACCTTTTATTGTCGGTAATAGTGACAGAGATAAACAAGTCACACAGCAACAGTGGCAACGAGTTGAGGCTTTGTCTGACGAATTTACCACTGGACGTTTGGATCTCAATAAATGGAATAACGGCGGTGTGGTTCCGGGGAAATTTAATTGGTTAGGGCGTTATCCCGGATTGTTCGAAAAAGAAAACGTGCATGTTACGCAAGGCGAGCTCTGGCTAGAAGCGGAAAAATTTGCTCATCCCAAAGCTGACGAGCGCAACTCGCGTGACGACTGGACTCACGGCGGAGCCATTATTCGCTCTAAAAATATGGCTAGCCACGGCATGTATATTGAAGCAAAAATGAAAACCACAGATACCCTAATGTCAGGCACATTTTGGTTAATGATGCCGGCTAGTGATTGCAATACTTCGATCAAAAAAGAGTTGGATATTACTGAGAGTATTGGCCGACGCACTGGCGTTTTTAAACCGCTAAAACCAGGGCAAGATCCAAAGAGTGTTGCATGGTATGAGCCGACCTCTTACGAGTTTGAATACGGTATCAACCCAACGGCACGTCAACGCCGGACCTCGTGTTATAAAGCCAAAAACGTACAAACGAAAGATCCAAACAACACGCATTTTGATCCTTCGCTCGCTTTCCATGTTTATGGTCTTTATTGGAAATCGCCAACTGAGCTGTATTTTTACGTAGACGGTGAATATCAATTTGAAATTATCCCATCTACCCCGTTTGACGATCCCATGGTGATCATTATGGCCTTAGAAACCTATGACTTTAATTACCCAAGTGGTGACGATGTTAAAGATGGCTTTAAACTCGAAAATGGTCAGCCGCGCCCTTTAAAAGACAGATCAAGCCGTTATCAATGGGTTAGAACTTGGCAAATCGCACAGTAA
- a CDS encoding SRPBCC family protein, which produces MISISFSLDRSIEIAKPIEEVFQFVADFNNWRSWSAWIIQEPQCPVTIEGEPNTQGHKQTWDGDLIGKGSISIASLFENQYLDFDLHFFAPWKSHSKTQFKFSPIEMADGSEGTSVTWAMQGSLPVFMFFFKKMMTAMIGSDYERGLAMLKEKLETGSVTSAVDINGVSEQKGFYYIGYPVTCHKKDISQKVSPLFEKLCTADLPKPDKVLTVVNKFDMVSEQCDMVVAFAYPNKPDFTVPDGMIMADMPNHQALEVLHTGSYHHLSNGWTTLMCYLRHAKLKANKRLKEYEVYLNSPAEVPSEQLKTAIYAPLK; this is translated from the coding sequence ATGATTTCCATTTCGTTTTCACTCGATCGCAGTATCGAAATTGCTAAACCAATTGAGGAAGTATTTCAATTTGTCGCCGATTTTAATAATTGGCGTAGTTGGTCTGCTTGGATCATTCAAGAGCCACAGTGCCCTGTCACCATTGAAGGGGAGCCTAACACACAAGGCCATAAACAAACTTGGGATGGCGACTTAATTGGCAAAGGCAGCATTAGCATCGCGTCTTTATTTGAAAATCAATATTTAGATTTTGATCTGCACTTTTTTGCACCTTGGAAAAGCCATTCCAAAACCCAGTTTAAATTTAGCCCAATAGAAATGGCTGACGGTAGCGAAGGCACAAGCGTAACTTGGGCAATGCAAGGTTCCCTACCCGTATTTATGTTTTTCTTTAAAAAGATGATGACTGCCATGATAGGAAGTGACTATGAACGCGGCTTAGCCATGTTAAAAGAAAAGCTAGAAACAGGCAGCGTCACCTCGGCAGTTGATATTAACGGCGTTAGCGAACAAAAAGGTTTTTACTATATAGGTTATCCAGTGACCTGCCATAAAAAAGACATTTCGCAAAAAGTCAGCCCATTGTTTGAAAAGCTTTGCACTGCCGATTTACCAAAACCTGATAAAGTACTCACCGTTGTCAATAAGTTTGACATGGTCAGTGAACAATGCGACATGGTAGTCGCCTTTGCCTACCCAAACAAACCTGACTTTACGGTTCCCGATGGCATGATTATGGCCGACATGCCCAACCACCAAGCACTTGAAGTATTGCATACTGGCAGCTATCACCATTTGTCCAATGGCTGGACAACGCTAATGTGTTATTTACGCCATGCTAAACTTAAAGCCAACAAGCGCTTAAAAGAATATGAAGTGTATTTAAACTCACCGGCAGAGGTTCCATCAGAACAATTAAAAACCGCGATTTATGCTCCGTTAAAATAG
- a CDS encoding DUF5060 domain-containing protein: MPMTYAAVAPDVSGELKKWHSITLTFDGPYVSETDEENPFTHYQLNAVFTHKQSQKQYKIPGFFAADGDAANTGASSGNKWRVIFTPDEIGEWQWRVSFRKAPFIAVSELDYSGFVGGEIDNSQGQFNVKASDKTWPDFRERGRLQYVNQPYLRFADKGGYFIKAGPDSPENLLSYQDFDGTFHNDGHKDQLVKTWQAHEQDWQQGDPSWQKGKGKGLIGALNYIASKGMNSISFLTLNIVGDDQNVFPYVDYDTYDRFDVSKLEQWNIVFSHAQSLGLFLHFKTQEAENQGLLDNGGLGLHRQLYYRELIARFGHHLALNWNMGEENGNWYPRHQTMPQSTSQRIAMARYFKEQDPYNHHVVIHNGNFFEDLTGADSFYTGVSIQTSQKDFGSVHNQVKKVRSWPVANGKPFAVAVDEPGDAEFALQPDKFDPNHDLARMNGLWGALTGGAWGTEWYFGYKREHSDLTAQDWRSRDKFWTQAKHALDFFKMADVPYQNAQNLDSSMINAWALGVRGEFYIVYAKTADKSLKIKLPQGQANYSVQWYNPRSGGKFIKGSVEHINVDKPLKYYFQSVTQELGKPPSQHNQDWVALVKRL, from the coding sequence ATGCCAATGACTTATGCGGCTGTTGCTCCTGATGTGTCAGGCGAGCTTAAAAAGTGGCATAGCATTACGCTGACTTTTGATGGTCCGTATGTGTCAGAAACCGATGAAGAGAACCCTTTCACTCACTATCAACTTAACGCCGTATTCACCCATAAACAAAGCCAAAAACAGTATAAGATCCCAGGTTTTTTTGCGGCTGATGGTGATGCAGCCAATACGGGAGCCAGCTCAGGCAACAAGTGGCGAGTTATTTTTACGCCCGATGAAATAGGTGAGTGGCAATGGCGAGTGTCGTTTCGTAAAGCGCCATTTATTGCCGTGTCTGAACTTGATTATAGTGGTTTTGTTGGCGGTGAAATTGATAACAGCCAAGGTCAGTTTAATGTAAAAGCCAGTGATAAAACATGGCCAGATTTCCGTGAACGTGGGCGTTTACAATATGTGAATCAACCCTATTTGCGATTCGCTGACAAGGGCGGCTACTTTATTAAAGCCGGACCTGATTCGCCTGAAAACTTATTGTCGTATCAAGATTTCGACGGAACGTTTCATAACGATGGTCATAAAGACCAATTAGTTAAAACGTGGCAAGCACATGAGCAAGATTGGCAACAAGGTGACCCAAGTTGGCAAAAGGGCAAAGGTAAAGGCTTAATTGGCGCACTTAACTATATTGCCAGCAAAGGCATGAACTCAATTTCTTTCTTAACCCTTAATATAGTTGGCGATGACCAAAATGTGTTTCCTTATGTGGATTACGATACATACGATAGGTTTGATGTATCCAAGTTAGAGCAATGGAATATTGTTTTTAGTCATGCTCAGTCTTTGGGGTTATTTTTACATTTCAAAACTCAAGAGGCAGAAAACCAAGGTTTGTTGGATAACGGCGGTTTAGGTTTACATCGTCAGTTGTATTATCGTGAACTCATTGCTCGTTTTGGTCACCATTTAGCGCTTAATTGGAACATGGGAGAAGAAAATGGCAATTGGTATCCGCGTCATCAAACTATGCCGCAATCCACTAGTCAGCGTATTGCAATGGCGCGCTACTTTAAAGAGCAGGATCCATATAATCACCATGTGGTGATCCACAATGGTAACTTTTTTGAAGATTTAACCGGTGCTGATAGTTTTTACACTGGGGTTTCTATTCAAACCAGCCAGAAAGATTTTGGTTCGGTACACAATCAAGTGAAAAAGGTGCGCTCATGGCCGGTTGCCAATGGCAAGCCTTTTGCGGTTGCCGTTGATGAACCCGGAGATGCAGAGTTTGCATTGCAGCCAGATAAGTTTGATCCCAACCATGATTTAGCGCGCATGAATGGTTTGTGGGGCGCGTTAACGGGCGGTGCTTGGGGTACTGAATGGTACTTTGGCTACAAGCGCGAACATTCAGATTTAACTGCGCAAGACTGGCGCTCTCGCGATAAATTTTGGACACAAGCAAAGCACGCATTAGACTTTTTTAAAATGGCCGATGTGCCTTATCAAAATGCCCAGAACTTAGACTCGTCAATGATCAATGCTTGGGCTTTAGGCGTTCGTGGTGAGTTTTATATTGTATACGCCAAAACGGCAGACAAATCTTTGAAAATTAAACTACCGCAGGGTCAAGCGAATTACTCAGTTCAATGGTACAACCCTCGCAGCGGTGGCAAGTTTATCAAGGGCAGTGTTGAGCATATTAATGTTGATAAGCCGCTAAAATACTATTTTCAAAGTGTAACCCAAGAGCTAGGTAAACCACCAAGCCAACACAATCAAGATTGGGTCGCATTGGTTAAACGCTTATAG